Proteins found in one Sporosarcina jeotgali genomic segment:
- a CDS encoding peroxiredoxin family protein, with translation MNKKWIGYAIAILLIGTMIVMMVKSNLDKPEVIDTASTEAMSKNTAGSGLDQGDTPPDFELETLTGEKVRLSDLKGKKVILNFWATWCPPCKAEMPHMENFYKKLKPEDNVELVSVNLTSAENRGQKAVEEFVDAYKLTFPILLDTEELGMTDYKVFSIPTTYILGTDGTIDNQIVGPMDEAMMEQLVKDVK, from the coding sequence ATGAATAAAAAGTGGATTGGGTACGCAATCGCAATTCTCTTGATCGGTACGATGATCGTGATGATGGTGAAATCGAATTTGGATAAACCCGAAGTCATTGACACAGCTTCTACTGAAGCCATGTCTAAAAATACTGCGGGATCAGGACTGGATCAGGGCGACACACCGCCAGACTTTGAGCTTGAAACGCTGACGGGAGAAAAAGTCCGTCTTTCAGACTTGAAAGGTAAGAAAGTCATTTTGAACTTCTGGGCAACCTGGTGCCCGCCATGTAAAGCAGAAATGCCGCATATGGAAAACTTCTATAAGAAATTAAAACCGGAAGACAACGTGGAACTCGTTTCCGTCAACCTGACCTCTGCAGAAAATCGCGGACAGAAAGCCGTCGAAGAATTCGTAGATGCGTATAAGCTAACATTCCCGATCCTTCTCGACACAGAAGAACTTGGCATGACAGACTACAAAGTCTTCTCCATTCCCACCACCTACATCCTCGGAACCGACGGCACCATCGACAACCAAATCGTCGGTCCTATGGAC